A single region of the Buteo buteo chromosome 16, bButBut1.hap1.1, whole genome shotgun sequence genome encodes:
- the MRPL21 gene encoding large ribosomal subunit protein bL21m isoform X2 — protein MIAMGQYGRLFAVVHFASKQWKITGEDLIMMDNVLEAECGDRIRMEKVLLVGADDFTLIGRPLLGKDLVRVEATVIEKTESWPKINMRFRKRHNYQRKKIIVNPQTVLRINTIEIFPCLS, from the exons ATGATTGCAATGGGGCAGTACGGAAGACTCTTTGCTGTGGTCCACTTTGCCAGCAAGCAGTGGAAAATAACCGGTGAAGACTTGATTATGATGGACAATGTACTAGAGGCTGAATGTGGAGACCGAATCCGGATGGAAAAG GTTTTGCTGGTTGGTGCTGACGACTTCACGCTTATTGGAAGGCCACTCCTTGG gaaagatcTTGTCCGTGTGGAGGCTACTGTGATTGAAAAGACGGAGTCATGGCCAAAAATTAACATGCGCTTTCGGAAGAGGCACAACtatcaaaggaagaaaa tCATTGTGAACCCACAGACCGTCCTTCGAATAAACACCATAGAAATTTTCCCCTGCTTGTCATGA